CCTCGTTGCTGGCCGTCGCCCTGGCGGCGGCCTTGTTCGCCGGCAGGAGCTTTGCCGGCCTGCCCGGGAGGCCGGGCGTTCGGTGGGAGGCGAGACACATCCGCATCGACGAGGCCCGCCTCGCCGCCATCGACGACGTGATGGACCTGATCGAGCCCCTGTGGTGGACGGTGAACATCTCCAGCCCGGAGGCCTATGAGGCGAGCCTGGCGCCCTTCACCCGGGGCCAGCGGCTGGTGTACGCCCTCCAGATGTACCGGCTCGAGGTGGACAACGGCGGGCACGGCCAGTTCTACGGCAACTCCGGCGGCATCGTCTGGCGCGACGCCCTCGAAGGGTTCGAGCTGTTGGGGCTCCGGGAGCTGGCGGACAACCTGCGCGCGTCGGCGGCGCTCCTGGGCGGCGATCCGCCCCTCGACCGAGGTGAGCGGGAGGCGCTGCTCTCCGAGCTTCGGCCCGACTTCGCAGAGATCACGGAGCAGTTCTGGAAGCTGGAGGCGCAGCACGACGTCGATGGGGCGATCCTGGCGTACGCCCGGGCCCACCCGGAGGAGTTCCTGTTCGACGGCGTGGTGCGCGTGCCCACGTCAGACACCGTAATACTCCGCCAGTTCATCATCTGGTTCTTCCCATAGCCGGAGGTCCGGCGGCACGAAAGAAGGTGAAGCGCATGCCCTCCCAGCTGGGAGGCTACATGGGACGAATGCTCAGGATCGACCTCACCACCCGTGAGGTGACGGAATACCCCATCACAGACGAGCAGCGGCGGCTCTACCTGGGCGGCAAGGTGCTGGCCGCCCGGATACTCGCCGACCTGATCACCGGCCCCCTGGACCCCTTCGGGCCCGAAAACGTCATCGTCGTCACCACCGGGCCGCTCACCGGCACCGGCGCCCCGATGGCCAGCCGGTTTAACGTGTCCACCATCTCCCCCCTCACGGGGCTGCTCACCTCCTCCAACTGCGGCGGCTCCTTCGGGCTGCACCTGAAGAAGGCGGGCTGCGACGGGGTGGTGATCACCGGCCGGGCGGAGGGCCCGGTCTGGCTGGAGATCACAGAGGACGGTGTCCGCTTCCACGACGCGTCGCCCCTCTGGGGGATGACCACCGGCGCAACCCAGGCGGCCCTGCCGCCCCGCACCGGCAAGCTGGTCATCGGACCGGCGGGCGAGAACCGGGTGCGCTACGCCGGGCTGGTCAGCGACGACCGTATGGCCGCCCGGGGCGGCGTGGGCGCGGTGTTCGGGGCCAAGAACCTGAAGGCCCTGGTGGCCCACGGCCGCAGAGTGGTGCCCGTCGCGCGCCCGGAGCGGTTCCGGGACCTGCAGAAGGACTGGGTGCAGGAGCTGCGGTCCCATCCCATCACCGGACGGCAGCTCCCCCGCCTGGGCACCGCGGGGCTGCTGAGCGGGATGCAGGCCCACCGGATGCTGGCCACCCGCAACTTCAGCCGGGGCCGCTTCGACCAGTTCGACGCCGTCTCCGGCGAGACCCTGGCCGAGGAGCACCTGGTCCGAAACGGCGGCTGCACGGGCTGCCCCGTCCACTGCGGGCGGGAGGTGATCCTGCCCGAGAAGGCGGGGAACGGGGCGCCGGAAGCAGGGGACGCCGCGGCAACCGGCTGGGGGCCCGAGGTGACGCCGGCGGCGGCGAACGGCCGGGCGAGTGGTGGCGGGCGCAAG
The nucleotide sequence above comes from Symbiobacterium thermophilum IAM 14863. Encoded proteins:
- a CDS encoding DMP19 family protein, which codes for MAPKWLRGRPALTVDLVEPLQEGPPGRIAGGGMGKRRALAGPVLPLPVFMPMYTSVPAKGSGRYTLQVYTKVTVSGPEPRKYRSTSRVTSALFKPIPTSRRPRSAPAAPGAVAREVPQVRRRIAIASLLAVALAAALFAGRSFAGLPGRPGVRWEARHIRIDEARLAAIDDVMDLIEPLWWTVNISSPEAYEASLAPFTRGQRLVYALQMYRLEVDNGGHGQFYGNSGGIVWRDALEGFELLGLRELADNLRASAALLGGDPPLDRGEREALLSELRPDFAEITEQFWKLEAQHDVDGAILAYARAHPEEFLFDGVVRVPTSDTVILRQFIIWFFP